In Rhipicephalus sanguineus isolate Rsan-2018 chromosome 1, BIME_Rsan_1.4, whole genome shotgun sequence, the DNA window TGGCTTGTCTTACTGGCTGAGGGTTTTAGATGCTCACGCTTTCTGAAACTCACATGCTACCCATAACACACGAAAGAACGTGACttttttaggggctcgtttctttgttaggtacaaccaaatgaaaccaacaggcagtcagcataggggacattaattgttgtccttaactgtagtgtagtaattatgacgtaaattgaaacgaattaaagcggacgaaaaatcaccctttccgtcggtgggatgcaaacccacaaccttcgaatggTATGTTGCCTTCAAACTACCTAATTGTCGGTTGAATTCATTTTTCCCATATCACACGGCGACTGCCATCTCAGAGATTTTGTCGCTTCGTGAAATCCTCACGACAGTCGAAGATGGCGGGCATTACAATTTATAGTAAGCGTATGTCTGAAAGGTATCTGTGTGCTAAAGATTATTCTTTTCACCCAAGTTTTGAGGGGGAAGGGGGTGCGGgtgagattggggggggggggggtaactatGACGCAAGGTTGAGTGAGGACGCCAAGCCATTCGTCCACTTGAAGAAAGGAACTGTTTTTTGCAAGCATGTGATATCAATATGCCGCTGCTGAACAGGTCCATACTTCGTTGTTGTCACACAGCTGCGAATGCTAAAAGCAGCAAAATATTGCACTTAGTTATTTAGGGTGACCTCCCGTGCACCGCTATTTTGAGATTGTTGTGACAATATAGCGCGTTTTGTACGACGTTGTTTTGCTTACACGTTCTGCCCTACAGAATGTATTCGAGGTCGAACCATTACCGGACTATCGTCATAAGCTGATTGTCACTGCCCCCTTAAGCCGCTGGCGGGAGATACGGGCAGTGCTCAGTCCAGCCTTCACCATCAGCAAGTTGTCTCAGGTGAGCACACCGCGACAGAGAATTGAAACGATGTTTGCCAGAGCCAGTGGTGGTATAGGTAGAGTGTAGAGTGCAACGTCTGCGCTTCATGCTCTGTGTTCGTGTGCATATGCACTTGCATTCAGAGTTTATACACAAGATTGCATATATCATACGAAATATTATGGTGCACAGACAGCCACGTGGCAGACAACCGATCGATGTACCTGTTAAAAGCAttcgtatatatgtatatagataacgcaacaaaataaaaaaaggcggGCTGATACCCTATTTTTTTTAGTCGCTGTAGAGGGTCGATCGTAAGAAAACATAAAACGCGGGGTTGCATAAAATGTGGGGTTGCTATTCAGAAGAAACTatcaccatttatttatttatttatttatttatttatttatttatttatttatttatttatttatttatttatttatttatgaaaccCTCAGGGTACATTTGTACATTGTAGAGGGGAGGGGTGGAAATACAGGTCAACAGCAAAATAAATACAGGATTACTTAAAGATATTAAAATGGAGATAACAATACTACATAATAGTAAATATTACACACAAAGAGTATACTTTATTAACAGAGAATGGAAATCAATACACAAAGAATACACTAAAGAGCCAATCTACACCAATAATAGTTATACACGTTGGTACAATTCACGATTGCAAGTTTACTATTAGCGCATCCTTAAAACGAATAGGGTCGGTGATGGTTACTAATGATGCGGATAGATTATTCCAATCGATTGAGGTCTTAGGGAGGAATGACTGTGAACATGCTATGGTGTTGTGACGAGGTACGCTGACTTTATGCACGTGATCATGGCGAGCTGAATGGTACGGTGCCGGGTGGATCCATAGTGAGCGAAGGAATGCGCTGTGGTAATAGGTTTTATGAAATAATGAAACGTGCGATTCCTTTCTGCGAAGAGAGAGTAATGGGAGCATACTCTTCATTAATGTAACACTAGCAGTGCGATGATAGTTAGCCAGGATGAAGCGAGCAGCGCGATTTTATACTGATTCGATTTCATTAATTAATGTGACATGATGAGGATCCCAAATGTATGAGGCGTATTCCAGTTTGGGGTGGACGTAGGTTATATATAGCAGTCGTTTTAACGGGACAGGCACAAGCGAAAAATTTCTTTTCAAGTATCCTAATGAGCGGTTAGCTTTTGATGTTACGTATTGTATGTGCTGCTTCCAAGAGAGGTCGTTGGTTATATGAACGCCTAGATAACGGTAGCTTTTAACGGAATAAAAGGGGCAGTTATTTAATGCATAAGTATAGGGCAGGTTGTGTTAGAACGAGAAATGCGCATCGATTTACATTTATTAATGTTGAGCTCTACGCACCAATTGATGCACCACTTATATATGTTATTTAGGTCGGATTGAAGGGCTGCTATGTGAGAAGCATCATTAATTTTAGGATATATAACACAGTCGTCCGCGAATAAGCAAATTTTTAACGCTTGACCAAGACCAGAAAGCGCACTTGAGTTGCacgctgtgtgtttgtgtgtgtgtgtatgtgtagaatatacacacacatgcacacacacagtcACCGACCGATTTTTCGGACCTGCCTGAATATCGGGACTTCACGTGCTCCATAGAGTCAATGTGTAACACCGGCCGAAATTTCAGACGTTTGAAACCCTTCTTGTTCTATCTGCCGCACTTTTTCTTTAGATCGCGAGTGAAAAGCTATCGAAAACCATCTAAAACACAAACTACATCgctgccattttgtttttctgcaGCCTCGAAGCCGCGTTGCATGCGTATCGTCAGCTGATCCCGTCAGTCGCCCACGGTGTCGTATGCGGTCGGTTGTGCTGTTTGCATCGACACTTCAACAATCGGTCGCGGTTTCATGGCATGTTGTTACCGATGGCGCAGACACCACCTTCCTCGTCCGCCTTCTCGACAAAAACTTCGAAGCGAGGAAATTACAGCCAATTAACGATGGAAAAGATTTCGTGCAGGAACGTAGCGCCCCGCAGAAACAGCTTGAATACTTTTTCAAGCCGCTCGGTAAATAAAGCTACTTTTTATgcgtgaattcgttttttcggactgcccgatctTCCGGACGCTATCTCTACCCCTTGAGGGTCCGAtaaatcggtcggcgactgtgtgtgtgcgtgtgtgtgcgcgcttgcgcgcgcgcgcgcgcgcgtgtgtgtgtgtgtgtgtgtgtgtgtgtgtgtgtgtgtgtgtgtgtgtgtgtgtgtgtgtgtgtgtgtgtgtgtgtgtgttgcagtgACTTACAGCACCAacgttccacaaaaaaaaaacaataaaaaatcaatTTAGCGAAGTAATGACCacactcgaattatttcgttcGTAAAATTGAGAAACCGATTTTCAGGTTTTCCgggtccttcgaaatctaaaattttAACGTAGCGGCACACGAAAGCTACCACGTCATTGTTTTTGCCGCCAACCCAATGCTGCGTGTGTGAAAAGTGCGTGAGGGCGGGCCGAGGCCGGCCCGGACATGGAACCTCCCATGTCGCCCGTTCGGACACCAGGGCcgtaaccaggaatttttttcgggttgggtgtttgtgtgtagaacggctaactttggcaactgatGGTCGTTGTGAAGGTGTGCAAGTATTTTAAGGTCAGCCGAAAAATTaatgcatgaaaaaatttcgggggtgtcagaaccccctcaaccccccttagttacggccatGAGGGGcaccatgtccgggcgatgcaggccaggacGGTCCcgtgaagctatgacaggctgccTATAGGCAAAGACGCAGAGAAtaaatgcagtgattgtgcgagcacgcAGAGCGCCAAAGCTGTGAGGAGACGACCAGTgctatctgtcgcataaaccatgaagTGACGAAGGTAACCACCACCACCGATCCGGTACgtaagagcgctaccgactgccGAGTCCACTGTTCCTTACGTgggcgcggcgtgcagcctcgtcaaaataaagctGGAGCCgggactatagtgtactagaataaataTTCTAGTAGACGTGACTATGCAGGGCGCCTAGATGTTTCCACGCGATAGCGTTAACGCACATGATTGAAGAAAAACCCGCCTCTGTCGAAATTGAAAGGAAATCGCGCCGCCTTTTTAACCAGTTATTTTAAAAAAAGACATCGTTAAATGGCATTTGGTGGCCAAGTTCGTTATTTCAGGTTGAGGAAAACACTGAACCCTATGATTATTTGCCGGGGAGTGGCCGGGGAAGTTCatgttagatcgggaacttcgtaaattcgagtttcgttaaatcgagttctAACTGTACTAGTaataagacaaaaaaaatcaTGACCAAACTGGTAAGTTAGCAATGCGCTTATCTAGATTCGGTAATCGTCCATAAAACCCATAAATCTGTTATAATTATGACTTCCATTCCTCTTTTCTGGGAGTGATGATAGTACGACAGTTGCGTCTAAGTAAAGGACACGGACGATTAGGTGTATTGGTATATGGGATCTAGAGGTTAGACTACTCTGGATCCCACTAGGTGGCAGACGGTGATCAGAGAAGGAGGCACTAAACTAAACATCGACTGTTCCATTCGTTAGCTCTATGAGGTCATCTGGGTTTGGAGTGGCCCTTGTGTGGTTGTTCGTGCGCACGATGTCTACGCGCATCCAGCATAGCGATGCGCCTCTCTAatgttttttttcctcgtttAGGAGTACATTTCAACATTTCCCGGTAGGACATTCGTGCGTGCATGCTCAATTTATCACGAAGGAACTCACGAGCCTCGTCAGCAAATGAGTGAAAATAAGGTTGTTCAGATAGCAGCAGTGTTCTGCATATTCAATCAGGGCATCGCGACAAGTCGGCGGCCGATCGTATATTGTAGACGTCGACGATGCATGACTTTTAGATCCGATGGGAGTAATGTCGGCTTCTGTCGGGTCGCAGATGTTTGTCATCATGGACAAGTGCAGCGACACCATGATCCGGAAGCTCGAAGAGAAGCGGACAGCCGCCCCTTCCGTGGAGATGACTTCAGCCTTACGACGTGCCACCATCGACACCATGTTCAAGGCGGGCTATGGTGTCGACCTCAAGGTTCAAGACAGCCCACCCGGGGGATTCTTCGACCAGCTGGGCATAGGGGCTGATCGGCTATTGCGGAGCGTGCCCCTCAGCGGCGTGAGCTTCTTCGCCAGTGAGTGTCTTTTCGTCGCCACTCTGTATTTCTTGACATAGCGGAGCCATCGCGGAAACTTATTGCCTGTGGGGTTCGCGCTGCTCCCATAAGGACGTCTTGGCAGTAAACGCGACTTTCATACACGGTGTACCTGCCGCAATTTCGAGTCTGTATTTTGCGTAGTAAAGGTGTCTATACGGACTTGAGATTTGTGCCATGTTGTGGTAACACGGACGACATGACACAATGAACAGTGTCAATTACATCAATTAAGTTCTACGTACAGCGACAGGAGAGGAGGGTAACGTGGCGGCATGGACTAGGTGGCTGTCCAGAGTTCCGTCAGAACTCCGCCTTTTGTTCCTGGAAAAACGTCGGTAACGGCTCGGCTTCGTAGCCCGTGGTTGACCAACGTCGCGTTCAACCCGCGCCGATATTGCTTCTCTGGCCCCGTGCCAAAGTTCAAGGTGGTGAACGCCGTTGCCTGTCGGGCATGTATGCATCGTGCTGGGCCACAACTATGCAAACTTCGAGATCTGTTCTGCGGAGGACGAGGATCTTAGAACCCTTCGAAACAGCACGGGCGGTCAATCAACGCGACATTATATAGGCTAACCACACTGTAAAAAGTTCACCGTAgtttttgcggtgaaagcactggcagctgatgctgccagacttttaccgtaaaaaaaaaactgcgacccGTATTTCAAGTTTACGGCATGCATGCCGTGTATATAATGATATTGTGTAGCAAAAATCTGGCCACTGTTTTTTCACTCTACAATACTTTTCCAGTAAAAATATCCACAGCCCGTAAAATCTACGTTGCACCAATTTCGTGTTATCTAGTGTTTAAGGCGTTAAATGTACGGTGGTTACACGGTATATTCATCGTTACACGGTGGCGTGTAAAACACGGTGGTGTGTAAATTCATCGTTAGACAATGCTGTGTAAAACCCCAGCAGCAACATTTTCTCGTGTTGTAGCAGACTAAAATATGGAGTGCACTGTGAAACATGCATACCAACATTTTCTGACTTTCTAACCTCTAGGCCgtaatatatttttatttatttacaaatactgctgtctcagttattgagacatagcaggagtggatacagatgttcaacacaatgaagaaaaaaaaatacaatttaacaaaatacatgatttcgcaactctttttcaaattgctgagcatcgagtctgcgcagagacccatcaagctcattccatagatccacggtccgcggaaaaaaggaaaacttaaaacaatcaagactagctctaaacggcataatatttagggaattgaatcgtcgcgtacggcgtgcagaagctgcaacaaaagaaatgggTGCTAGTACACTTAAGCCGGTGTGAACTATCTTATGCAGGAGGATGATTCGATCGCAAGTGCGCCGATGTTCGAGAGGCTGCAGCGATAaaatatgcgcatgcgcactaggcgagaaccgccggtcatagcgacgcaaaataaaccttattgcttttttttgaacagattctagcatagctatgtcatgtttgtggtgaggtgaccaaacaaccgacgcatattcgagtataggcctgaccaaggtcttgtacgctgtcaatttgcattcttttgtcgAGTTGCTTAACGTACGTCGGAGATACCAAAGTTTTCGAAGAGCCTTGTTGCAGATTGTCTCGACATGCGTGTGCCATTTTAAATTTGTTGTCAAagttacaccaaggtatttaaactccgtgacacgagctagactgacaccatcattattatatataaaattaagaggCTGTTTCTTATTTGAAAAGGTCATGGCTACAGTCTTTTTGAAATTAATAGACATTTGCCAGGTTTCACTCCAgttacaaaacaatgaaaaaactgTTAAGCGCTTCCTgatcttcaacatttgagatggtgttatagataacgcagtcatctgcatacattCTAAGTTTAATTTGAGTGTCACCGATAATTTCTGCTACGTCATTTATATAGATAATAAACAAGAGCGGCCCAAGGACTGAACCTTGGGGCACCCCTGATGTGATTTGTACATAAGATGACTTCGCGCGGTTAAACGTAACAAATTGTGTGCGTGACCGCAAATAATCTGCTATCCAGTCAACTAGCTTATTGTCGCCAAAAAATGCGCGAAGTTTAACTAAAAGTTTAGCATGGCAAACCAAGTCAAAGGCCTTAGAATAATCAATAAATATGGCGTCAATCTGTCCTCGGTCATTAAGGGAAGAAGCAATGTCGTGCGTAAATTCAAGCAACTGCGTGACAGTAGAATAGCCCGCACGAAAGCCGTGCTGGGATCGGGAAAGTATATTGTGTGCATTTAGGTATTCTACAATGTATTTATGAATGATATGCTCCAAAAGTTTAGAGCTGGTAGAAAGTAAAGATATTGGCCTATAATTTGGTATTATTTGCTTGTTTCCGGACTTAAATACAGGCACGACGTTTGCTAATTTCCACAGCTGGGGAACTGTTGCAGAGCTTAttgattttttaaatattacagtAAGATAATTAGCACACCACTCTGAATACCTTTTCAGAAACATATTTGGAATACCATCTGGGCCAGAGCTTTTCGTAACATCAAGATTTAATATCAGGTTATGTACTCCAGAGGAGCTTACTTCAAGACCAGGAAGAGCAGGCAGGTTGCTGCATGCAGTAAATGAAGGATTGATGCCGTTATCAGTAGAAAAAACAGATTTAAAGTAATTATTAAAGGCATTTGCTATAGCTTCAGGATTTGAGCAGGATTGGTCATTAACAATAAATGATGAAGGTGTAGACGATGCAGGACTAATCGATCTCCAGAACCTGGAtggattttttttcataaatgtaGCCAAAGTATTGCTAAAGTAGTAGTTCTTAGCCTCTTTCATTTTAGCGCCTAATTTACTTTTCAATGTGTTAAATGAAGAAACATTTTCCTCACACCTGGAATGACGATTCTTACGTAAGCGCTTTACGCAACGAGTGAGCTGAATTATATCTCTATTATACCATGGATGTCTTGGATTCCGTTTAATATATTTTTGAGGCACGTACTTTGATAGGCATtcacgcacaatgtcacaaaacttAAGAAGCAGCGTATCTACATTGCAAAATTCGCTACAACGTACAAATTCATCAAAAGATGAGGCTAAAGTGTCCAATACGGAAGTGTCGTCAGCTTTACAGAAGTTCAAAACAGTTTTGATCTCAGGTCTTTGAGGGGGACACACTAAGTTCAAGGCAACTTCAACAGCTTTATGATCAGATAACCCTTCGATGACTTCACATTTTACACCGTGCGTTAAGAGTTGCTGGTTTACAAATACAAGGTCCAATATTGCGTCCTCGCGTGTTACAGTATCTACAAGTTGAGTTAACCCAAAAGAAACCG includes these proteins:
- the LOC119380097 gene encoding cytochrome P450 3A24-like; this translates as MAPLEAMQALLWRKKKFSYLAKLGVPGPEPSVLFGNLLEIKRRNVFEVEPLPDYRHKLIVTAPLSRWREIRAVLSPAFTISKLSQMFVIMDKCSDTMIRKLEEKRTAAPSVEMTSALRRATIDTMFKAGYGVDLKVQDSPPGGFFDQLGIGADRLLRSVPLSGVSFFANCFPEFYHLWYLLTWLTSRLARPYFMVTTSVIAPVLSKRKAANLKPSIFCSHDVALGATS